A segment of the Chromatiales bacterium 21-64-14 genome:
GCAGGATTGTTGCTCGCATGGGGATGGACCATCGGCGGACGGACGGCGCTGCGCGCCCCGCCGGTGCATCCAACCGTGGCCGCATCCAAGCCCGCGTCGGCGCCACCTGCGCCACGGGTGGGGCGGACACCCCCGGCACGGGCGCGGGCGGTGATACGCGACGTCCAGGTCCGCGACGGGGTCCGCGGAACCCGCCTTGAGCTGGATCTGGACCGGCCGGCGGCCTACCGCGCACGCGCCAGTGCCGGCGGCCACCGGGTAATCGTGCATCTGAATCATGAGCGCTGGCGCGGTCCGCTGCCGCCGCTACCGCCACGGGCCCCGAACCTGATCGGGCTGGAACGCCAAGCGGCGAACGACGGCTACACCCTGACGCTGCGCTTCCGTCACCCGATGACGCTGGCCGACACCGCACTGGAACCCGGAACCGCCGGGGGCCAGCGGTTGGTGGTCCGGGCCACACCGCGGCCGGAGCCATTGCGGGCACCACCACCCCCCCCAGCCGCCCATGTACCGGCCCGCGCCGCGCACAGCGGCGCTGCATCGGTGGTGGAGACGCGTTCCCTGCCCGCGTCCGCGGCGCAACGGGCAGCCCGGCGCTACCAGCAGGCGGTGAGCGCCGTGCGCGGAGGGGATGTCGCGGGCGCGGAGTCCGCCTTGCAACAAGCCCTCGCCCTGGCGCCGGGACTGCGTGGCGCCCGGGAACTGCTGGCCACTCTGCTGATCCGTTCCGGACGCGGAGCGGACGCCATGGCCCTCCTGGGCCCGTCTGCTCACGAACATCCCAAGGACATACCCCTGGTCCTGCTCTATGCCCGGGTGCTGGTTGAGGAAGGGCATCTGCCCAAAGCGCGCCGGGTGCTGGAGGCGGCCCTACCCGAGGGTGCCCAGGATCCGGACTTCGACGCGTTGCTGGGCATGGTGTATCAGCGAATGGGGGCCCATCGACAGGCGGTGGACACCTATCGTGCCGCCCTGGTCCTCAAGCCGCTGGACAGCAATCTGTGGGCGGGACTCGGTATCGCCCTGGAAGGCGCCGGGGATAGCCCGGCCGCCAGGGACGCCTACCAGCGCGCCCTCGATACCGGGGGTATGGCCCCGGCGTTGGCGCGCTATGTGACCGCACGCCTGGGGGCCTTGCGCTAGACCCCGGACCTGACGGTTCCTCAAGAAATTCCCGTCCGCGGTCGATCTCAGGGGATAGGGATACCCCGTCCCGGCGCCGGGAAGATTCAACGGCCACCTGCATAGAGCGGACTCGACCCCATGAGCGTGCGCAAGAAGATCCGGATCGGCGACCTCCTGGTCCAGGACAAAGTGATTTCTGAGGCGCAACTGGGTGCCGCACTCGCCGAGCAGAAGAAGAGCGGGCGCAAGCTGGGCCGTACCCTGATCGACTTGGGCTATGTGGATGAACAGAATCTCCTGAGCTTTTTGTCCCGGCAGCTGGACATCCCCTACATCGATCTGCGCCAGTACAAGGTCGTGCCCGAGACCGTGCGGCTGTTGCCGGAAACCTATGCGCGCCGTTTCCGGGCCATCGCGCTGGACGACTCGGAGGCGGAGATGCTGGTGGGCATGGCCGACCCCACTGACATCTTCGGCTATGACGAGTTGAGCCGTATCCTCAAGCGGCCGGTACGGCAAGCGGTGGTACGGGAGTCGGATTTGCTGCGCACCATTGATGTGGTCTACCGCCGCACCGATGAGATCCACAGCATCGCCGAGGAACTGAGCGAGGATCTCTCGGAAAACGACTACGATCTGACCCAGCTCATGCAGAGCGAGGACTCCACCAATGCCCCGGTGGTACGCCTGCTCAAGACCTTGTTCGAGGACGCGGTGCAGGTACGTGCCTCGGACATTCACATCGAGCCCGACGAAAGCCTGCTGCGCATCCGCCAGCGCGTGGACGGCGTTCTCCAGGAACAGGTGATGAAAGAGAAGCGCATCGCATCCGCCCTGGTGCTGCGCCTGAAACTCCTCGCGGGGCTGGACATCTCCGAGAAGCGTTTGCCTCAGGACGGGCGCTTCAATATCAAGGTGAAGGGACGCTCCATCGACGTGCGCCTGTCCACCATGCCCGTGCAATACGGTGAATCGGTGGTGATGCGTCTCCTGGACCAGTCCGGGGGCACGCTGGACCTGGAGCAGCTCGGAATGCCGGAGCGGATCCTCGCGCGCTTCCGCCAGCACATCCACAGCCCCCACGGTATGGTGCTGGTGACCGGTCCCACCGGGAGCGGCAAGACCACTACTCTGTACGCGGCCCTGAACGAACTCAACAATCCGCAGACCAAGATCATCACCGTGGAGGATCCGGTGGAATACCGTTTACCGCGGATCAACCAAGTGCAGGTGAATCTGAAGATCGACCTCACTTTCGCGGGCGTGCTGCGCGCCGGTCTGCGCCAGGACCCGGACATCGTCATGGTGGGCGAGATGCGCGATCAGGAGACCGCACAGATCGGGCTGCGCGCGGCCATGACTGGCCATCTGGTGCTCTCCACCCTGCACACCAACGATTCGATCACCACCGCCAGCCGCCTGGTGGACATGGGGGCCGAGGGCTATCTGGTAGCCGCGGCGCTGCACGCAATCATCGCCCAACGCCTGGTGCGACGCGTGTGCGAAAGCTGCCGTGAACCCTACACGCCCAATGCCCACGAACGCGCCTGGCTGGAGGCCACCATGGGAGACGGCGCGCGGCGCATCTCCTACCAGCACGGCAGGGGCTGCCACCACTGTAACGACACCGGCTACCGGGGCCGCATCGGCGTCTATGAACTGCTGGAGCTTGATCAGGCCATGGCGGATGCCCTGCGTCGCAACGACGCCGCTGGCTTCGCCCGCGCCGCGCGCGCCCACCCGGATTTCCGGCCCCTGGCGCGCTGCGCCCTGGATTATGCCGAACAGGGACTCACCACGGTGGAGGAAGTGCTGCGGGTCGCCGGCGAAACCGACGACTACCGGGACCGTGTCGAGAAGCCCGTGGCGGTCTTCGCGGCCCAGGCCACCGGGGCTCCCTGAGCCCCTGAATCGCCGGGACACGCACCATGGCACGGTTTCAATATCGGGGGCGCAGTGAGCGGGGTGACGCCGTCCATGGCTTCCTGGAAGCCGGGTCGGCGGACGCGGTGGCCACGCAGCTGATGAACAGCGGTGTCACGCCCATCGACGTGGCCGCAGCACCGGTGACCCGCAACGTCCTCCAGGAATTGCGCCGGCGGCTGGGCGGCG
Coding sequences within it:
- a CDS encoding MSHA biogenesis protein MshE, producing the protein MSVRKKIRIGDLLVQDKVISEAQLGAALAEQKKSGRKLGRTLIDLGYVDEQNLLSFLSRQLDIPYIDLRQYKVVPETVRLLPETYARRFRAIALDDSEAEMLVGMADPTDIFGYDELSRILKRPVRQAVVRESDLLRTIDVVYRRTDEIHSIAEELSEDLSENDYDLTQLMQSEDSTNAPVVRLLKTLFEDAVQVRASDIHIEPDESLLRIRQRVDGVLQEQVMKEKRIASALVLRLKLLAGLDISEKRLPQDGRFNIKVKGRSIDVRLSTMPVQYGESVVMRLLDQSGGTLDLEQLGMPERILARFRQHIHSPHGMVLVTGPTGSGKTTTLYAALNELNNPQTKIITVEDPVEYRLPRINQVQVNLKIDLTFAGVLRAGLRQDPDIVMVGEMRDQETAQIGLRAAMTGHLVLSTLHTNDSITTASRLVDMGAEGYLVAAALHAIIAQRLVRRVCESCREPYTPNAHERAWLEATMGDGARRISYQHGRGCHHCNDTGYRGRIGVYELLELDQAMADALRRNDAAGFARAARAHPDFRPLARCALDYAEQGLTTVEEVLRVAGETDDYRDRVEKPVAVFAAQATGAP